The following proteins come from a genomic window of uncultured Fibrobacter sp.:
- a CDS encoding ABC transporter substrate-binding protein, translating into MNQKQIFNKIRNRIAFTILFSLACATSATAADKISIGYLSSTGQGKFFIAKDAGIFEKNGLDVTLVEFSNSGDGIAAVRAGKLDAGAFGSLAPLIHISQGADIRVIGGIMGGDQAVITRKENAGSVKKLSDLKGKKIATIRLGTADAIVRGGLKKEGIDWHKDVTIVELKNPPAVIEAVKNGSVYAGVTWGPHDLRAEEAGLSVVLRSKDINPGHICCRLIASLRKIDGREDVYKRLVKSLLEAEELVQNDHKKSVEIIAKWIKLDTALVNKAFYSGHVTQDTDPNVKGVEFFWDFLKDAEFIKSDKKVSEYVRTDFYKAAIAELRKENPKSEFYAKAENIFKSRN; encoded by the coding sequence ATGAATCAGAAACAAATTTTCAATAAAATCCGCAATCGAATTGCTTTCACAATCCTCTTTAGCCTCGCCTGCGCTACTTCTGCAACCGCCGCAGACAAGATTTCCATCGGTTACCTGTCTTCTACAGGTCAAGGAAAATTCTTTATCGCTAAAGATGCTGGCATTTTCGAGAAAAACGGCCTTGACGTAACGCTCGTTGAATTTTCGAATTCCGGCGACGGCATTGCCGCTGTCCGCGCAGGTAAACTCGATGCAGGCGCATTCGGTTCGCTCGCTCCGCTTATTCACATTTCGCAGGGTGCCGACATCCGCGTGATTGGTGGCATCATGGGTGGTGACCAGGCCGTCATTACCCGCAAAGAAAACGCTGGTTCCGTCAAGAAGTTGAGCGACCTCAAGGGTAAGAAAATCGCTACCATTCGCTTGGGCACTGCCGATGCCATCGTTCGCGGTGGCCTTAAGAAAGAAGGTATCGACTGGCACAAGGACGTGACCATTGTTGAACTCAAGAACCCGCCTGCAGTGATCGAAGCTGTAAAAAACGGCAGCGTGTACGCAGGTGTCACTTGGGGTCCGCACGACCTCCGCGCCGAAGAAGCAGGCCTTTCCGTAGTGCTCCGCAGTAAGGACATCAACCCTGGCCATATTTGCTGCCGCTTAATTGCCTCGCTCCGCAAGATTGACGGTCGCGAAGATGTCTATAAGCGTTTGGTCAAGTCTCTGCTTGAAGCCGAAGAACTGGTGCAAAATGACCACAAGAAGAGTGTGGAAATTATTGCCAAGTGGATCAAGCTTGATACCGCTCTTGTCAACAAGGCGTTCTACAGCGGGCACGTCACGCAGGATACGGACCCGAACGTGAAGGGTGTCGAATTCTTCTGGGATTTCTTGAAAGATGCAGAATTCATCAAGTCCGACAAGAAAGTCTCTGAATACGTACGCACGGATTTCTACAAGGCCGCCATTGCAGAACTTCGCAAGGAAAATCCCAAGTCCGAATTCTACGCCAAGGCAGAAAATATTTTCAAGTCCAGGAACTAA
- a CDS encoding ABC transporter ATP-binding protein — MTTKQNGFEATNLGFSYDGRAILKDINLKINQGEFVCLLGESGSGKTTLLNLLAGLTKPSEGHVYWKGKEIEKPSAERSVVFQDYTLFPWLTLLQNVTLAIKKTKKLKTSYAKNLAEEYLNLVGLSGSLHKYPFELSGGMRQRGAIARALSVSADALLLDEPFGALDPVNRASLQDLVLELCRGVKDRPITTLFVTHDIREAVYLGSRIIVLGSTPGRIIADIPLDFPVKKNRGDWFRNEKVQETIATIEDAYHKDILEKLGHIVQGGASI; from the coding sequence ATGACAACAAAGCAAAATGGTTTTGAAGCAACGAATCTCGGTTTTTCGTACGATGGCAGGGCCATCCTGAAAGACATCAACTTGAAAATCAACCAAGGAGAATTCGTATGCCTGCTAGGCGAAAGCGGTAGTGGCAAGACCACTTTGCTAAACCTTCTCGCTGGGCTTACCAAGCCGAGCGAGGGGCATGTCTACTGGAAAGGAAAAGAAATCGAAAAGCCTTCTGCAGAAAGGAGTGTAGTCTTTCAGGATTACACCCTTTTCCCTTGGCTTACCCTTCTCCAAAATGTGACGCTCGCTATTAAAAAGACAAAAAAACTGAAGACAAGTTACGCCAAAAATTTAGCAGAAGAATACTTGAATTTGGTGGGACTTTCAGGAAGCCTGCATAAATACCCCTTTGAACTTTCGGGCGGAATGCGCCAGCGCGGAGCCATAGCGCGCGCCTTAAGTGTCAGCGCTGACGCCCTTCTTTTAGACGAACCCTTTGGCGCTCTCGATCCCGTAAACCGTGCAAGCCTCCAGGATTTAGTGCTGGAACTTTGCCGCGGCGTCAAAGACCGGCCGATTACAACATTGTTTGTAACACACGACATTCGCGAAGCCGTTTATCTCGGGAGCCGCATTATCGTTTTAGGCTCGACCCCGGGACGTATCATTGCGGACATCCCGCTTGATTTCCCGGTAAAGAAGAATCGTGGCGACTGGTTCCGCAACGAAAAAGTCCAAGAAACCATTGCAACTATTGAAGACGCCTACCACAAGGACATCCTTGAAAAACTAGGCCACATTGTACAAGGAGGTGCCAGCATATGA
- a CDS encoding class I SAM-dependent methyltransferase has product MESLTAKLCAFARAWHSLQSDHTVFNDFLAFDLMGREEYENVSRLILKRFPQESENSVEYFNRKYFLPIVLSRSRFAEDRVKLLARSGKIQYVICGAGVDTFSFRNKDPNVEVFELDLLPTQSYKKNRIRELKWSVSENVHFVAIDFSKDSIVERLVANGFDCKKPTVISILGVSYYLPLPVFAETVRQFSEIASTGISIVFDYLQKDAYSNSVQELRKIVADCGETMAEGYLDREVFEVLERHGFKVDEFLGENALQQRYFLMGNLKAFDSVRLIAAVK; this is encoded by the coding sequence ATGGAAAGTTTAACAGCAAAATTATGCGCATTTGCACGAGCCTGGCATTCTCTACAATCGGACCATACCGTTTTCAATGACTTTTTGGCGTTCGACCTGATGGGCCGCGAGGAGTATGAAAATGTTTCGCGCTTGATTCTAAAGCGGTTTCCGCAGGAATCAGAAAATTCGGTCGAATATTTCAACCGGAAATACTTCCTCCCGATTGTACTTTCGAGGAGTCGCTTCGCCGAAGATCGCGTTAAGCTCCTTGCCCGTTCGGGAAAGATTCAATATGTAATTTGCGGTGCGGGTGTAGACACGTTCTCGTTCCGCAACAAAGACCCGAATGTCGAAGTTTTTGAATTGGATTTGCTTCCGACGCAAAGCTACAAGAAAAATCGCATTCGCGAACTCAAGTGGAGCGTTTCGGAGAATGTCCATTTTGTGGCGATCGACTTCAGCAAGGACAGCATTGTCGAAAGACTTGTCGCAAATGGCTTTGACTGCAAAAAGCCGACAGTTATTAGCATTCTGGGTGTCTCATATTATCTTCCGCTTCCTGTTTTTGCAGAAACCGTGCGGCAGTTTTCAGAGATTGCATCAACCGGCATTTCGATTGTATTTGATTACTTGCAAAAAGATGCGTATTCGAATTCCGTTCAAGAATTGCGAAAAATCGTTGCTGATTGCGGCGAAACCATGGCCGAAGGTTACTTAGACCGCGAGGTTTTCGAGGTACTTGAACGTCACGGATTCAAGGTCGACGAATTTCTCGGCGAAAATGCGCTACAGCAGCGGTATTTTCTGATGGGAAACCTGAAGGCGTTCGATTCCGTGCGCCTGATAGCGGCGGTAA
- a CDS encoding radical SAM protein, with translation MATSQETVFREHPCFGACKNRKGRIHLPVAPGCNIECRFCDRRINEDAQVPGNTSKVIKPEEACGYIRKALEFVPELTTVGIAGPGDTLATPFALDTFRLVKKEFPQLIRCMSTNGLLLNDKADEVIDVGIDSLTVTVNAVDPEIEAMINARIFYHGKTYKGVEAAEILIHNQLEGIRKVAKSGTLIKVNTVLCPGINDKHIEDVAATVREAGAIMYNIIPLIPQNGFKDIPAPTPKTLAIAQEQAGVFINVFKHCAHCRADAVGVPGVYDVGAQIYMDRIRVKETFSHG, from the coding sequence ATGGCAACCAGTCAAGAAACAGTTTTTAGAGAACACCCGTGTTTTGGTGCTTGCAAAAACCGGAAAGGGCGCATTCATTTGCCAGTCGCCCCAGGTTGCAACATCGAGTGCCGTTTTTGTGATAGACGCATTAACGAAGATGCTCAGGTACCGGGAAATACGAGTAAGGTGATTAAACCCGAAGAGGCTTGCGGATACATTCGCAAGGCTCTGGAATTTGTGCCGGAACTTACGACAGTGGGAATCGCTGGCCCAGGCGACACCTTGGCAACTCCTTTTGCACTAGATACATTCCGCTTGGTAAAAAAGGAATTCCCGCAGCTGATTCGCTGCATGAGCACCAATGGGCTTTTGCTGAATGACAAGGCAGACGAAGTCATCGATGTGGGCATTGATTCTCTCACGGTTACGGTGAATGCCGTGGACCCTGAAATCGAGGCGATGATCAACGCGAGAATTTTCTACCACGGTAAAACCTATAAGGGTGTAGAAGCAGCCGAAATCCTGATTCACAACCAGCTCGAAGGCATTCGCAAAGTCGCAAAGAGTGGAACGCTTATCAAAGTGAATACGGTTCTTTGCCCGGGCATTAACGACAAGCACATCGAAGATGTGGCGGCCACCGTGCGCGAAGCGGGCGCCATCATGTACAATATCATTCCGTTGATTCCGCAAAATGGCTTTAAGGATATTCCCGCTCCGACACCGAAAACTCTTGCGATTGCGCAGGAACAGGCGGGCGTATTCATCAACGTATTCAAGCATTGCGCCCATTGCCGTGCCGATGCCGTTGGCGTCCCGGGCGTTTATGATGTCGGTGCGCAAATCTACATGGACCGTATCCGTGTAAAGGAGACTTTCTCTCATGGCTAA
- the nifH gene encoding nitrogenase iron protein, producing the protein MSKKLRQIAIYGKGGIGKSTTTQNLTAGLVEQGKHVLVVGCDPKADSTRLLLGGLHQKTVLDTIRDNKTEIQLSDLEKVGFKGVRCVESGGPEPGVGCAGRGIITSISMLEQLGAYTEDLDYVFYDVLGDVVCGGFAMPIREGKAKEIYIVASGEMMALYAANNICKGIAKYAQHGEVRLGGIICNSRNVDNELDLLRAFTKELNTQLIQFVPRNNIVQQAEIRKKTVIEFEPKSSQANVYRELAKNIDENELFTIPTPMTQDRLEQILIDYGMMEKDYQI; encoded by the coding sequence ATGTCTAAGAAATTACGTCAAATCGCTATTTACGGAAAGGGTGGCATCGGCAAATCTACTACGACCCAGAACTTGACTGCAGGCCTTGTTGAACAGGGTAAACACGTTCTTGTTGTCGGTTGCGACCCCAAAGCAGACTCTACCCGCCTTTTGCTCGGCGGTCTTCATCAAAAGACAGTGCTTGACACCATTCGTGACAATAAAACTGAAATTCAGCTTTCTGACCTTGAAAAGGTCGGCTTTAAGGGTGTGCGTTGCGTGGAATCCGGTGGCCCGGAACCAGGCGTGGGTTGCGCAGGCCGCGGCATTATTACCTCGATTAGCATGCTCGAACAGCTCGGCGCCTATACCGAAGATCTTGATTACGTTTTCTACGATGTGTTGGGCGACGTGGTGTGCGGCGGTTTCGCCATGCCGATTCGTGAAGGCAAGGCCAAGGAAATTTACATCGTGGCCTCCGGCGAAATGATGGCCCTTTATGCGGCAAACAACATTTGTAAGGGTATTGCCAAGTATGCCCAGCACGGCGAAGTGCGCTTGGGCGGTATCATCTGTAATAGCCGTAATGTGGATAACGAGCTTGACCTGCTCCGTGCATTCACCAAGGAACTCAATACTCAGCTTATTCAGTTCGTGCCGCGCAACAACATTGTGCAGCAGGCCGAAATCCGCAAGAAGACCGTGATTGAATTCGAACCGAAGTCTAGCCAGGCAAATGTCTACCGTGAACTCGCCAAGAATATTGATGAAAACGAACTCTTCACCATTCCGACCCCGATGACGCAGGACCGTTTGGAACAGATTCTCATCGATTATGGCATGATGGAAAAAGACTACCAAATTTAA
- a CDS encoding nitrogenase component 1: MSDSTIKRKKSNSISDPRYACAVGASHTVVAIKGAVPIANCSPGCQLKQTAFLTFENGFQGSIYAGAGNMPSANSTENDIVFGGIKTLDQLIKSTLKVFNGDLYVVLTGCVGGLIGDDVSSLVRGYRDLGYPIVSVDTAGFKGNNLFGHEEVVNAIIDQFVGDYKGKRKKGLVNLWFETPYYNQNWRGDYQEIARILRGAGFEVNVPFGPENNGVADWLRIPKAQFNLVISPWVGVRNAEHLQEKYGQPFLHISEIPLGAEATSEFIRKVVEFAGIDKKQSEKFIKEENQIYYYYLEHFSEFFAEYWFGMPSEFAITADSAYTLAYTKFLVDQIGLIPRKAIISDDPPQKFREQIENAFHNISEGVDVDVEFEEDGYLIEKSIKEVNFSSGKPLILASSWEINIANEKNALLFEITPPSSETLIINRSFVGYKGALNLLEKIYSTSVGGK; the protein is encoded by the coding sequence ATGTCTGATTCTACAATTAAAAGAAAAAAGAGTAATTCCATTTCGGACCCCCGATACGCTTGTGCGGTTGGTGCATCTCATACGGTTGTAGCGATTAAGGGTGCAGTTCCCATTGCCAACTGTTCTCCAGGTTGCCAGCTTAAGCAAACGGCTTTTCTCACCTTCGAAAATGGCTTTCAGGGCAGTATTTATGCCGGCGCTGGTAACATGCCGAGTGCAAACTCCACTGAAAACGACATCGTCTTTGGCGGCATCAAGACTTTGGATCAGTTGATCAAGTCGACGCTCAAGGTGTTCAATGGCGACCTCTACGTTGTGCTTACCGGTTGCGTGGGAGGTCTTATCGGCGACGATGTTTCGAGCCTGGTTCGTGGCTACCGCGATTTGGGTTACCCGATCGTCTCCGTTGATACCGCTGGGTTTAAGGGCAACAACCTTTTCGGTCACGAAGAAGTCGTGAATGCCATTATCGACCAGTTCGTGGGTGATTACAAGGGTAAACGCAAAAAAGGGCTTGTCAATCTTTGGTTTGAAACTCCTTACTACAACCAGAACTGGCGTGGAGACTATCAGGAAATTGCCCGTATTCTCCGTGGTGCCGGTTTTGAAGTCAATGTTCCCTTCGGACCCGAAAATAACGGCGTCGCGGACTGGCTGCGCATTCCGAAGGCTCAGTTCAACTTGGTTATTTCTCCGTGGGTGGGTGTTCGAAACGCAGAACACCTCCAGGAAAAATATGGCCAGCCGTTCCTGCACATTTCTGAAATTCCGCTCGGTGCCGAAGCGACTAGCGAATTTATCCGTAAAGTCGTCGAATTTGCCGGAATTGACAAAAAGCAGAGCGAAAAGTTCATCAAGGAAGAAAATCAGATTTACTATTACTATCTGGAACACTTCTCCGAATTTTTCGCCGAATACTGGTTCGGTATGCCCAGCGAATTTGCCATTACCGCAGATTCCGCCTACACGCTTGCCTACACCAAGTTCCTCGTGGATCAAATCGGCCTTATTCCGCGCAAGGCAATCATCAGTGACGATCCTCCGCAGAAGTTCCGCGAACAAATCGAAAATGCCTTCCACAACATTAGCGAAGGTGTCGATGTCGACGTGGAATTTGAAGAAGATGGCTACCTGATTGAAAAGTCTATTAAGGAAGTGAATTTCTCTTCTGGAAAGCCTTTGATTCTCGCCTCTTCGTGGGAAATCAATATCGCCAACGAAAAGAATGCATTGCTTTTCGAAATTACTCCGCCCTCTAGCGAAACGTTGATTATCAATCGCAGCTTCGTTGGTTACAAGGGTGCGCTTAATTTGCTCGAAAAGATTTACAGCACATCTGTTGGTGGTAAATAA
- a CDS encoding nitrogenase component 1 has product MAKTNINLNMTSVENREYRLGTIIGWDGKASDLIKESAYDERSAKKHGGCAGNGPGCKLCELSSPLNQETMCSNAIVQCQVGNLTDCALIDHSPIGCSGENSKFNLSMHNGLRRRGKPLQNTLNISTNLKEKDMVFGASDKLRQTILDAKERFNPKAIFIGMACATAIIGEDIDSIAEEMEPEVGVPIIPLHCEGFRSKHWSTGFDVAFHGVLRQIVERHPTKKQNDLLNIVALWGSDYFSEMLAPLGLRVNYLLDTASFEEIRQASEAVATATFCDTLGGYMATALEESFGVPQIDAPQPYGIKGTDAWLRAIAKVVGKEKEAEEYIESEHKRIAPKLAELREFFKGKNGIVMTGSAYAHGLISVLSELGIGHDAALVFHHDPVYDGGGEHQDTLKELVETYGDIPHYTVSKTRAFQLPQLLKRAKTDFLLIRHPGLASVAGHLGFPTLTMGDEHIPVGYQGILRIGEMLKGVISRTKFNQVLKRNVKLPYSDWWLSQDDPFYLTHHPEALEDLPEPRNLKFSKSKKKDNDNGEENNSENV; this is encoded by the coding sequence ATGGCCAAGACTAATATTAATTTGAACATGACCTCAGTCGAAAACCGCGAGTATCGACTGGGTACGATTATCGGCTGGGACGGCAAGGCGAGCGATTTGATTAAGGAATCGGCCTACGACGAACGCAGTGCGAAAAAGCATGGCGGCTGCGCGGGCAATGGCCCGGGCTGCAAACTTTGTGAATTGAGTTCTCCGCTGAACCAAGAGACCATGTGCTCTAATGCGATTGTGCAGTGCCAGGTGGGTAACCTGACGGACTGTGCCCTGATTGACCATTCTCCTATCGGTTGCAGCGGCGAAAACTCCAAGTTTAACCTCTCTATGCATAACGGCCTTCGCCGTCGCGGAAAGCCCCTGCAGAATACGCTGAACATCAGTACGAACCTGAAAGAAAAGGACATGGTTTTCGGTGCTTCCGATAAGCTCCGCCAAACGATTCTCGACGCAAAGGAACGCTTTAACCCCAAGGCAATCTTTATTGGCATGGCGTGTGCTACCGCTATTATCGGCGAAGACATCGATTCCATTGCCGAAGAAATGGAGCCTGAGGTTGGCGTGCCTATCATTCCGCTACACTGCGAAGGTTTCCGTTCTAAGCACTGGTCTACGGGTTTTGACGTCGCTTTCCATGGCGTTCTTCGCCAGATTGTGGAACGCCATCCGACCAAGAAGCAGAATGATTTGCTCAATATCGTTGCCCTCTGGGGTTCGGACTATTTCTCCGAAATGCTTGCTCCGCTTGGGCTGCGCGTGAACTACCTTTTGGATACCGCCTCTTTCGAAGAAATTCGCCAAGCCTCCGAAGCAGTCGCTACCGCAACCTTCTGCGATACGTTGGGCGGCTACATGGCCACGGCTCTTGAAGAATCTTTCGGCGTTCCGCAGATTGACGCTCCGCAACCTTACGGCATCAAGGGAACTGATGCTTGGCTTCGCGCTATCGCAAAAGTTGTCGGCAAAGAAAAAGAAGCCGAAGAATACATTGAAAGCGAGCACAAGCGCATCGCCCCGAAACTTGCCGAACTTCGTGAATTTTTCAAGGGCAAGAATGGTATCGTGATGACGGGATCTGCATACGCACACGGCCTTATCAGCGTGCTTTCGGAACTGGGAATCGGCCACGACGCTGCACTCGTGTTCCATCACGACCCCGTTTACGACGGCGGTGGCGAACATCAGGACACCCTCAAGGAACTGGTTGAAACCTATGGCGACATTCCGCACTATACCGTCAGTAAGACTCGCGCCTTCCAGCTTCCGCAGCTTCTGAAGCGCGCCAAGACCGACTTTTTGCTTATTCGCCACCCGGGTCTTGCTTCTGTTGCGGGGCACCTTGGATTTCCGACCCTTACCATGGGCGACGAGCATATTCCGGTGGGCTATCAGGGCATTCTCCGTATCGGCGAAATGCTCAAGGGCGTTATTTCGCGCACCAAGTTCAACCAGGTGCTTAAACGCAATGTGAAACTCCCCTATTCCGATTGGTGGCTTTCTCAGGACGATCCGTTCTACTTGACCCACCATCCGGAAGCTCTTGAAGATTTGCCGGAACCGAGAAATCTCAAGTTCAGCAAAAGCAAAAAGAAAGACAACGATAACGGCGAAGAAAATAATTCGGAAAATGTATAA
- a CDS encoding NifB/NifX family molybdenum-iron cluster-binding protein yields the protein MAKYRVAVATNDGENVNVHFGHAAAFDVYEVDEESGKFEKVEVRVKPEHCDGTCGDGACGQRDVERSSMFSAAKNLADLDYVLCSQLGPQAVQALTRFNVRAFDIALPIAEAIAKINVYRKKIAERTQRLKGLQDK from the coding sequence ATGGCTAAATATAGAGTTGCAGTCGCCACAAACGATGGCGAAAATGTCAATGTTCACTTTGGACATGCCGCGGCGTTCGACGTCTACGAAGTCGATGAAGAAAGCGGAAAATTTGAAAAAGTCGAGGTCCGCGTAAAACCGGAGCATTGCGACGGCACATGTGGCGATGGTGCTTGCGGTCAGCGAGATGTGGAACGTTCGTCCATGTTCTCGGCAGCAAAAAATCTAGCCGATTTAGATTACGTTCTCTGCTCGCAGCTGGGCCCGCAGGCAGTGCAGGCGTTAACGCGCTTTAATGTGCGCGCTTTCGACATCGCGCTTCCCATCGCCGAAGCGATTGCCAAAATCAACGTATACCGCAAAAAGATTGCGGAACGCACCCAGAGACTCAAGGGATTACAGGATAAATAA